One region of Peribacillus simplex genomic DNA includes:
- the lepA gene encoding translation elongation factor 4 has product MNREEKLKRQSKIRNFSIIAHIDHGKSTLADRIIEKTNAMTQREMKSQLLDSMDLERERGITIKLNAIQLKYNAKDGEEYIFHLIDTPGHVDFTYEVSRSLAACEGAVLVVDAAQGIEAQTLANVYLALDNNLEIIPVINKIDLPSADPERVRGEIEEVIGLDASDAVLASAKAGIGIEEILEQVVELVPAPQGDPDAPFKALIFDSLFDAYRGVVAYIRVVEGSIKVGDKIKMMSTGKEFDVTELGVFNPKTQLLDELNVGDVGFLTAAIKNVGDTTVGDTITSAVNSATEPLPGYRKMNPMVYCGLYPIDASKFNDLRDALEKLELNDSALQFEAESSQALGFGFRCGFLGLLHMEIIQERIEREFKIDLITTAPSVIYDVIQTDGTVLKVDNPSNMPDAQKIERVEEPYVKATMMAPTEFVGTIMEICQNKRGNFIDMEYIDETRVSIHYEIPLSEIVYDFFDQLKSNTRGYASFDYELIGYKPSKLVKMDILLNAETVDALSFIVHKDFAYERGKVIVEKLKKLIPRQQFEVPIQAAIGQKIVARSSISAMRKNVLAKCYGGDISRKRKLLEKQKEGKKRMKQVGSVEVPQEAFMAVLKMDDTTPKK; this is encoded by the coding sequence ATGAATAGAGAAGAAAAATTAAAAAGACAATCAAAGATTCGTAACTTTTCCATCATCGCTCATATTGATCATGGTAAATCTACATTGGCGGATCGTATCATTGAAAAAACGAACGCCATGACTCAGCGTGAAATGAAGAGTCAACTGTTGGATTCCATGGATTTAGAGCGTGAGCGTGGAATTACGATTAAATTGAATGCGATTCAATTGAAATATAATGCGAAAGATGGCGAAGAATATATTTTCCATCTTATTGATACACCGGGACATGTCGATTTTACGTATGAAGTGTCACGAAGCCTTGCAGCTTGTGAAGGGGCTGTCCTTGTTGTCGATGCGGCACAGGGTATTGAGGCCCAAACGCTTGCAAACGTGTATTTAGCTTTGGACAACAATCTGGAAATCATTCCGGTCATCAATAAAATTGATTTGCCGAGTGCCGATCCGGAACGGGTACGTGGAGAAATCGAGGAAGTAATCGGGTTGGATGCTTCCGATGCAGTTTTGGCTTCAGCTAAAGCGGGAATCGGAATCGAGGAGATTTTGGAGCAGGTCGTTGAATTGGTCCCAGCTCCACAGGGAGATCCCGATGCCCCGTTCAAGGCGCTTATTTTCGATTCACTGTTTGATGCGTACCGCGGTGTGGTTGCTTATATCCGTGTTGTTGAAGGTTCCATTAAAGTGGGCGACAAAATCAAAATGATGTCCACGGGCAAGGAATTTGATGTAACCGAATTGGGTGTCTTCAATCCAAAGACCCAGCTGTTGGATGAACTGAACGTCGGTGATGTAGGTTTCCTTACGGCAGCCATTAAAAACGTTGGTGATACGACTGTTGGTGATACGATTACCAGTGCCGTGAATAGTGCGACAGAGCCATTGCCGGGCTACCGGAAGATGAATCCGATGGTATATTGCGGTCTATACCCAATTGACGCATCGAAATTCAATGATTTACGGGATGCGTTAGAGAAATTGGAATTGAACGATTCAGCGCTGCAGTTCGAAGCGGAATCATCGCAAGCATTGGGCTTCGGTTTCCGTTGCGGATTCCTTGGACTCCTTCATATGGAAATTATCCAGGAACGGATTGAACGTGAATTCAAAATTGATCTGATCACAACTGCGCCGAGTGTTATTTATGATGTGATCCAAACAGACGGAACGGTCCTGAAAGTAGATAACCCGTCTAATATGCCAGATGCTCAAAAGATTGAACGGGTCGAGGAGCCATACGTCAAAGCGACGATGATGGCACCGACGGAGTTCGTCGGAACGATCATGGAAATCTGTCAAAATAAACGCGGCAACTTCATTGATATGGAATATATCGATGAGACCCGTGTGAGCATTCATTATGAAATACCTTTATCGGAAATCGTGTATGATTTCTTCGATCAATTGAAATCCAATACAAGAGGCTATGCTTCATTCGATTATGAGTTGATTGGCTACAAACCGTCCAAGCTTGTGAAGATGGATATCTTACTGAATGCTGAAACCGTCGATGCTTTAAGTTTCATCGTTCATAAGGACTTTGCCTATGAACGCGGTAAAGTCATTGTTGAAAAATTGAAGAAATTGATTCCAAGACAACAATTTGAAGTGCCGATCCAAGCGGCAATCGGGCAAAAAATCGTGGCCCGTTCTTCGATTAGTGCAATGCGGAAAAACGTATTGGCTAAATGTTACGGCGGCGATATTTCCCGTAAACGTAAGTTGCTCGAAAAACAGAAAGAAGGTAAAAAGCGGATGAAACAGGTAGGTTCCGTTGAAGTGCCGCAAGAAGCTTTCATGGCTGTTTTGAAAATGGATGATACGACACCAAAAAAATAA
- a CDS encoding helix-hairpin-helix domain-containing protein → MGKILKKKMAMITVALVSGAAGVYFFLQQGKGPVDTEDIFAVTANEDKIEQSENETPAEPVIIKVDVKGAVQAPGLFTAQAGDRVIDLITDAGSFTDKADKDKVNFAQIVEDQMVIYVPEIGEEDKGILEDIQVGPPGNAAAKGPSGRQVNLNTATQEDLETLTGIGPSKAIAILEYREKVGKFKQVDELKKVSGIGDKTFEKLQDSISVQ, encoded by the coding sequence ATGGGAAAAATTTTAAAAAAGAAAATGGCGATGATTACCGTTGCGTTGGTATCTGGGGCAGCAGGAGTTTACTTTTTTTTGCAACAAGGGAAAGGTCCGGTTGATACGGAAGATATATTTGCTGTTACGGCAAATGAAGATAAAATTGAACAAAGTGAAAATGAAACGCCTGCCGAACCAGTAATCATTAAAGTGGATGTTAAAGGAGCGGTGCAGGCCCCAGGCTTATTTACGGCCCAGGCAGGTGACCGGGTAATCGATTTGATCACAGATGCGGGCAGTTTTACGGACAAGGCCGATAAGGATAAAGTGAACTTTGCCCAAATCGTTGAAGACCAAATGGTCATCTATGTACCGGAAATAGGTGAAGAAGACAAGGGAATCTTGGAGGATATACAAGTCGGTCCGCCTGGTAATGCCGCCGCTAAGGGGCCGTCAGGGAGACAGGTGAACTTGAATACAGCTACGCAGGAAGATTTGGAAACACTGACGGGAATTGGACCATCCAAAGCGATTGCGATCCTGGAATACAGGGAAAAAGTGGGGAAATTCAAGCAAGTAGATGAATTGAAGAAGGTATCGGGAATCGGCGATAAAACGTTTGAAAAGTTACAGGATTCCATTTCGGTGCAATGA
- the hemW gene encoding radical SAM family heme chaperone HemW yields MIKSAYLHIPFCEHICHYCDFNKVFLQGQPVDDYLQMMKREMVMQLSKYPTAGLDTVFVGGGTPTSLDEKQLAFLCEAINETLPFDPKKAEYTFEANPGDLSREKLEILYHSGVNRLSFGVQSFNDELLKRIGRTHRALEVYETIHLAQEVGFTNISIDLIYGLPGQTMEDFNDTLDKAIALQLPHYSSYSLIVEPKTVFYNQMRRGKLNLPPQELEASMYERLMEEMEKHGLHQYEISNFAREGFESRHNLTYWDNAEYYGIGAGAHGYTGGTRVANHGPVMKYIAPLMANQLPVLEEHPVPLHERMEEEMFLGLRKTEGVSLEIFKNKFFVEMTEIFRKPLEEESAKGLLKIEGGFVRLTERGKLLGNEVFQSFLGVIDSE; encoded by the coding sequence ATGATTAAAAGCGCCTACCTCCATATACCATTTTGTGAACATATTTGTCACTATTGTGATTTTAATAAAGTGTTTTTGCAGGGACAGCCGGTCGACGATTATTTACAGATGATGAAAAGGGAAATGGTGATGCAGCTTTCCAAATACCCGACTGCAGGATTGGATACTGTTTTTGTTGGTGGAGGGACACCGACCTCCCTAGATGAAAAGCAGCTTGCATTCTTATGTGAAGCAATCAATGAAACCCTGCCATTTGACCCCAAAAAGGCTGAATATACATTTGAAGCCAATCCAGGGGATCTTTCGAGAGAAAAACTCGAGATACTTTATCATTCAGGTGTCAATAGACTTAGCTTTGGTGTGCAAAGCTTCAATGATGAATTATTAAAACGAATTGGCCGGACCCACCGGGCTCTAGAAGTATATGAAACGATTCATCTGGCTCAAGAGGTTGGCTTTACGAATATCAGCATCGATCTGATTTATGGATTGCCGGGCCAAACGATGGAAGATTTCAATGATACGCTGGATAAAGCGATTGCCCTTCAATTGCCGCATTATTCGAGCTACTCATTGATCGTTGAACCGAAGACGGTTTTTTATAATCAGATGCGAAGGGGTAAATTAAACCTGCCGCCGCAGGAGCTCGAGGCTTCGATGTATGAGAGGCTGATGGAAGAGATGGAGAAGCATGGCCTGCATCAATATGAAATCAGTAATTTTGCCCGTGAAGGGTTTGAAAGCCGGCACAATCTGACATATTGGGATAATGCGGAGTATTATGGGATTGGTGCCGGTGCACATGGCTATACTGGAGGAACAAGAGTGGCCAATCATGGTCCGGTGATGAAATATATCGCACCATTGATGGCGAACCAGCTGCCTGTTTTGGAGGAGCACCCAGTACCGCTTCATGAACGGATGGAAGAGGAGATGTTTTTGGGTCTCCGAAAAACGGAAGGAGTTTCATTGGAAATCTTCAAGAATAAATTTTTTGTTGAAATGACGGAGATTTTCAGGAAACCGCTCGAAGAAGAATCGGCAAAGGGTCTGCTTAAGATAGAAGGCGGGTTCGTGCGCTTGACCGAACGGGGAAAATTGCTTGGAAATGAAGTGTTCCAATCATTTTTAGGCGTTATTGATTCCGAGTGA
- a CDS encoding YqzM family protein, translating into MNEFEKNVQSKTDDVADSAMGFIGSFVFFAAMFTIAVVIKAVGS; encoded by the coding sequence ATGAACGAATTCGAAAAGAATGTCCAATCAAAAACAGATGACGTCGCTGATTCCGCTATGGGATTCATCGGTTCTTTTGTATTTTTCGCCGCCATGTTCACCATAGCTGTCGTCATTAAAGCTGTCGGATCCTGA
- a CDS encoding ComE operon protein 2, whose amino-acid sequence MNRISWDQYFMAQSHLLALRSTCTRLAVGATIVRDNRIIAGGYNGSIAGGTHCIDDGCYVIDNHCVRTIHAEMNALLQCAKFGVPADGAEIYVTHFPCLQCCKSLIQAGIKAVYYAENYKNHPYALELFKQAGVKTEKVEAKGAIDVNGKEKKDFVFSLLAQLERTGLGKEAVLELEKQAKQIFDN is encoded by the coding sequence ATGAACAGGATTAGTTGGGATCAATATTTCATGGCGCAAAGCCATTTATTAGCTTTAAGAAGCACATGTACACGCCTCGCTGTAGGAGCGACGATCGTCCGGGATAACCGGATCATTGCGGGAGGATATAATGGGTCCATTGCAGGAGGGACGCACTGTATTGATGATGGCTGTTATGTAATTGATAATCATTGTGTCAGAACGATACATGCTGAAATGAATGCACTTTTACAATGTGCGAAATTTGGAGTGCCAGCTGATGGGGCAGAAATATATGTGACACATTTTCCATGTCTTCAATGCTGTAAATCACTCATCCAAGCTGGAATCAAAGCTGTTTATTATGCGGAGAATTACAAAAACCATCCATATGCCCTGGAGTTATTTAAACAGGCTGGTGTCAAGACAGAAAAGGTCGAAGCGAAAGGGGCCATAGATGTTAATGGAAAAGAGAAAAAGGACTTTGTGTTCTCGTTGCTAGCCCAACTTGAACGAACAGGTCTGGGAAAAGAAGCTGTATTGGAGCTGGAAAAGCAGGCCAAACAGATATTTGACAATTAA
- the rpsT gene encoding 30S ribosomal protein S20 has translation MPNIKSAIKRVKINDKKRVHNITVRSTMRTTVKNAEVALAGENVEAAKEALLTAAVKLDKAASKGLIHKNAAARKKSRLAKRLNALNA, from the coding sequence ATGCCAAACATTAAATCTGCTATTAAACGTGTAAAAATTAACGACAAAAAACGCGTTCATAACATTACTGTTAGATCAACTATGCGTACTACAGTGAAAAATGCTGAAGTTGCATTAGCTGGTGAAAACGTTGAAGCTGCTAAAGAAGCTCTATTAACAGCTGCTGTGAAATTAGACAAAGCTGCATCTAAAGGATTAATCCATAAAAATGCGGCAGCCCGTAAAAAATCTCGTTTAGCGAAAAGACTTAACGCTCTTAACGCATAA
- the holA gene encoding DNA polymerase III subunit delta, with protein MVLDVWKSIKKGQFAPVYMLYGTEAYLINETKQLLIENVLHEDEMDFNFSQFDLEETPVETALEDVETLPFIGERRLVFMQNPFFLTAEKTKSRVEHNVKRLEAYLADPVPYSIVVLTAPYEKLDERKKVTKELKRKAVLVEAKKLGDHELKGWVKERVATSSVQIDEQATELLLELAGTNLMMLTNELDKMVLYAEADKHITVEVVEKLVAKSLEQNIFTLVDHVLQRKMESAMTILHDLLRQNEEPIKILSVMAGQVRLMYQVKELSRQGYSQQKIAGQLKVHPYRVKLALEKTGKFQERELLSIMNDLAEADYKMKTGQADKAITLELLLLKIR; from the coding sequence TTGGTATTAGACGTATGGAAAAGTATAAAAAAAGGGCAATTCGCGCCAGTATACATGTTATATGGAACGGAGGCCTATCTAATTAATGAAACGAAGCAGCTATTGATCGAGAATGTCCTTCACGAAGATGAGATGGATTTTAACTTTTCTCAATTTGATTTGGAAGAGACGCCTGTTGAAACAGCGCTTGAAGATGTTGAAACCCTCCCATTTATCGGGGAAAGGCGTCTAGTTTTCATGCAAAACCCATTTTTTCTGACAGCTGAAAAAACGAAATCAAGAGTTGAACATAATGTGAAAAGGCTTGAAGCCTATTTGGCTGATCCCGTTCCTTATTCTATTGTCGTGTTGACCGCACCTTATGAGAAACTGGATGAACGGAAAAAAGTCACCAAGGAACTGAAGCGTAAGGCGGTTCTCGTTGAGGCAAAGAAGCTTGGTGACCATGAATTAAAGGGGTGGGTGAAGGAGCGGGTCGCAACCTCTTCCGTCCAAATAGATGAACAAGCTACAGAGCTTTTACTTGAACTTGCAGGAACGAATCTGATGATGCTGACAAATGAATTGGATAAAATGGTGCTTTATGCTGAAGCTGATAAACACATTACGGTCGAGGTAGTGGAAAAGCTGGTCGCTAAATCCCTTGAGCAGAATATCTTCACGCTTGTTGACCATGTTTTGCAGCGGAAGATGGAGAGTGCCATGACGATTTTACACGATCTTCTCAGGCAGAATGAAGAGCCGATCAAGATATTGAGTGTTATGGCGGGACAGGTCAGGTTAATGTATCAGGTGAAAGAGCTTTCACGTCAAGGCTATAGCCAGCAAAAAATTGCAGGACAACTGAAGGTGCACCCCTACAGGGTAAAGCTGGCACTTGAAAAGACGGGAAAATTCCAGGAACGCGAGCTGTTGAGCATCATGAACGACTTAGCGGAGGCGGATTATAAAATGAAGACTGGACAGGCAGATAAGGCGATAACACTTGAATTGCTGCTCTTGAAAATTAGATGA
- the gpr gene encoding GPR endopeptidase: MENNLDLSEYGIRTDLAIEAKEIALEHKGVVEEVDVSRIEGVIIKEKEVDDLKVSLVEVTAEGEKEIGKKKGSYLTIEVQGIRQQDTDTQQRVEKVFANELAYFLQRNKITKESSCLVVGLGNWNVTPDALGPAVVENLVVTRHLFELQPESVKEGYRPVSAISPGVMGITGIETSDIIKGVIEKSNPDFLIVVDALAARSIDRVNSTIQITDTGIHPGSGVGNKRKELSQETLGVPVIAIGIPTVVDAVSIASDTIDYILKHFGKELNEGDRPSRSLAPAGFSFGKRTKLTEEDMPGEKERQTFLGMIGVLPDEEKRKLIYEVLSPLGQNLMVTPKEVDVFIEDMANLIANGLNAALHHSINQENTGYYTR; the protein is encoded by the coding sequence ATGGAAAATAATTTGGACCTTAGTGAATACGGAATTCGAACAGATTTGGCGATTGAAGCAAAGGAAATTGCCCTTGAACATAAAGGTGTTGTTGAGGAAGTGGATGTATCCCGAATCGAAGGGGTCATTATTAAGGAAAAAGAAGTGGATGATCTGAAGGTATCCTTAGTCGAGGTCACGGCTGAGGGGGAAAAAGAAATCGGTAAAAAAAAGGGCAGCTACTTGACCATCGAAGTCCAGGGGATCCGCCAGCAGGATACGGATACCCAGCAGCGGGTGGAAAAGGTGTTTGCCAACGAACTGGCTTACTTCTTGCAACGGAATAAAATCACCAAAGAAAGCAGTTGTTTAGTTGTCGGACTTGGTAATTGGAATGTTACTCCCGATGCTCTAGGGCCTGCTGTCGTTGAGAATCTTGTAGTCACGAGGCATTTGTTCGAATTGCAGCCGGAGTCCGTCAAGGAAGGCTATCGCCCGGTCAGTGCGATTTCCCCTGGTGTGATGGGGATTACGGGAATCGAGACGAGTGACATCATAAAAGGGGTCATCGAAAAAAGTAACCCTGATTTCCTGATCGTCGTTGATGCCTTGGCTGCCCGTTCGATCGACCGTGTGAATTCAACGATTCAAATTACGGATACAGGCATCCATCCAGGTTCTGGTGTGGGAAATAAACGAAAAGAATTGAGTCAGGAAACACTGGGAGTTCCTGTTATAGCTATTGGAATACCAACCGTAGTAGATGCCGTATCAATTGCCAGTGATACGATTGATTATATATTGAAGCATTTCGGCAAGGAATTGAATGAAGGGGACAGACCATCACGTTCATTGGCACCCGCTGGATTCAGTTTTGGAAAACGTACAAAGCTGACCGAAGAGGATATGCCAGGCGAAAAGGAACGCCAAACCTTCTTGGGGATGATAGGTGTCCTCCCTGATGAAGAGAAACGGAAATTGATATATGAGGTGCTGTCACCGCTTGGCCAAAATTTAATGGTTACACCGAAGGAAGTGGATGTTTTCATTGAGGATATGGCCAATTTGATAGCCAATGGGTTAAATGCAGCGCTCCATCATTCAATAAATCAAGAAAATACCGGTTACTATACCCGTTAA
- a CDS encoding YqxA family protein, which translates to MVRFWLKCTGIVLVLFLGVLIGMQQANDGMKKMKGYEDPSLNSAFIINQSDKGEMEADILGQKVTSHDLETKKEKLEEMKAFNFFSSIGKALGDTISGAFQALIDMI; encoded by the coding sequence ATGGTTCGATTTTGGTTGAAATGTACAGGGATTGTACTCGTATTATTTTTAGGTGTCCTTATTGGGATGCAGCAAGCGAACGATGGGATGAAAAAGATGAAGGGGTATGAGGATCCCTCTTTGAATAGTGCATTCATCATTAACCAATCGGACAAAGGGGAGATGGAAGCGGATATCCTTGGACAAAAAGTAACAAGTCATGATTTGGAGACGAAAAAAGAAAAGCTTGAAGAAATGAAAGCATTCAACTTTTTCTCTTCGATCGGCAAAGCACTTGGAGATACCATATCAGGGGCCTTCCAAGCACTTATCGATATGATTTAG
- a CDS encoding DNA internalization-related competence protein ComEC/Rec2, producing the protein MARHLILLAVSATFGVSAHSFLHVGQLIIILIFLCFLYLSVGLSVKALSLHLVLMGIFLGAASFSDHRNNSVYHGTESRFIITFTDPPNIDGNSLKGFVGSEKGERLMLRYNITTEQEKAKLSQLLRIGLSCPAKGNLQVPDKNRNENSFDYQRYLLRQGTHWIFKADSISFRECQEVGNSIVVSIRNLRMKGITYISKHFPEESSGFVKALIFGDQTDIDEVDLTNYQRLGLVHLLAISGLHVSFLTGMLFYLGIRVGITRENMMVAILIFLPIYMILSGASPSVVRSCLMAMLFFLLLLFKKRISAGATIASVYMALLFFKPNMLYDIGFQLSFAVTFSIIMSSSIFLQYPQKTMQLFIISSISQLAALPILLFHFFEVSFLGVFLNVLYIPLYSIILLPFSLITLFIHLLLPSLGQPLISILNFTFILSNKAADAVSDLPLASITFGKPPFIMMTLLVISLLGLYLTWDESFEKCKVWCGIMIVLLLFQYNLQRFSPFGEVQIIDVGQGDSILIILPFNRGNYLIDTGGQITFPIETWAKRRKKFNTADDIIIPLLKSKGIQHLDKLILTHADSDHMGSAKELIENFKVREIVIGGWSEEHYRDLDFVSIARDKKIKMTVTKRGDHWAVGEAAFSVLSPYEKEEDKNDSSIVLLAKLGGLSWLLTGDMGEEGERELLSAFPQLQADILKVGHHGSKTSSSTPFLEQLQSKAALISVGKDNRYGHPHGDIIGNLEGNGIKVFRTDEDGAIIYKYYKSKGTFRKTLP; encoded by the coding sequence ATGGCTAGACACCTTATCTTATTAGCCGTTTCGGCTACATTTGGGGTTTCGGCCCATTCATTTTTACATGTAGGGCAGCTGATCATTATCCTTATTTTTCTCTGTTTCCTTTATTTATCAGTCGGGTTGAGCGTAAAGGCCCTTAGCCTTCATTTAGTGCTCATGGGGATTTTCTTAGGGGCTGCCTCTTTCTCCGATCACCGGAACAACTCTGTATATCATGGAACGGAAAGTCGATTCATCATCACATTTACCGATCCACCGAATATTGATGGAAATTCATTAAAAGGATTCGTTGGCAGTGAGAAAGGCGAGCGGCTAATGCTTCGTTATAACATCACCACCGAACAAGAAAAAGCAAAGCTTAGCCAGCTTCTGCGAATCGGTTTATCATGTCCGGCCAAAGGGAATTTGCAAGTTCCCGACAAAAACAGGAATGAAAACAGTTTCGATTACCAGCGTTATCTTTTGCGCCAAGGCACACATTGGATATTTAAAGCAGATTCCATTTCATTTCGAGAATGCCAAGAGGTTGGAAACTCGATTGTAGTTTCGATTCGTAATTTGCGAATGAAGGGAATTACGTATATTAGTAAACACTTTCCGGAAGAATCGAGCGGTTTTGTCAAAGCTCTCATATTCGGCGACCAGACAGATATAGATGAAGTCGACCTTACTAATTATCAGCGGTTGGGTCTGGTTCATTTACTGGCGATTTCCGGTCTTCATGTAAGTTTTTTAACGGGAATGTTATTTTATCTTGGCATCAGGGTTGGAATTACAAGGGAAAATATGATGGTAGCCATTCTAATTTTCCTTCCAATTTACATGATACTTTCAGGTGCTAGCCCATCAGTGGTTAGATCGTGTTTAATGGCTATGCTTTTCTTTTTACTCCTGCTGTTCAAAAAGCGAATCTCGGCGGGTGCCACAATTGCATCGGTTTACATGGCACTGTTGTTTTTTAAGCCTAATATGCTCTATGATATAGGCTTTCAGCTTTCATTCGCAGTCACTTTCTCCATTATCATGTCCTCAAGCATTTTCTTACAATACCCGCAAAAAACGATGCAGCTATTTATCATCAGTTCCATATCCCAATTGGCTGCCCTTCCCATTTTACTATTTCACTTTTTTGAAGTATCTTTTCTTGGCGTGTTCTTGAACGTATTGTATATTCCTCTTTATTCCATCATCTTGCTGCCATTTTCACTGATTACCCTCTTCATTCATTTATTGCTACCTTCCTTGGGGCAACCCCTCATATCAATTTTGAACTTCACTTTCATACTCTCTAATAAAGCCGCGGATGCGGTATCGGATTTGCCCCTTGCATCCATTACGTTTGGAAAACCGCCTTTCATCATGATGACATTACTTGTTATTTCCCTTTTAGGGTTATACCTGACTTGGGATGAATCTTTTGAAAAATGTAAAGTCTGGTGCGGAATCATGATTGTCCTTTTGCTTTTTCAATATAATTTACAAAGGTTCTCACCTTTTGGTGAAGTACAGATAATCGATGTTGGACAAGGTGACTCCATTTTAATTATCCTGCCGTTCAATCGCGGTAATTATCTGATTGATACGGGAGGGCAAATTACATTTCCAATCGAAACATGGGCAAAAAGGAGAAAGAAATTCAATACGGCGGATGATATCATTATTCCATTATTGAAAAGTAAGGGAATCCAGCACTTGGACAAACTGATTTTAACTCATGCAGATTCAGATCATATGGGAAGTGCAAAGGAATTAATTGAAAATTTCAAGGTGAGGGAGATTGTTATTGGAGGCTGGAGTGAAGAGCATTATCGGGATTTGGATTTTGTGTCCATTGCAAGAGATAAAAAGATTAAAATGACGGTTACGAAGAGGGGGGATCATTGGGCAGTGGGCGAAGCTGCGTTTTCCGTGCTAAGTCCATATGAAAAAGAAGAGGATAAGAATGATTCCTCGATAGTTCTATTAGCAAAGCTTGGGGGATTGTCATGGCTATTGACTGGAGATATGGGAGAAGAGGGGGAAAGGGAACTGTTAAGCGCATTTCCGCAGCTGCAGGCGGATATCTTGAAGGTTGGTCACCATGGCAGTAAAACATCTTCTTCCACGCCCTTCCTTGAACAGCTACAGTCGAAAGCTGCGCTTATTTCAGTTGGAAAGGATAATCGCTACGGTCACCCTCATGGAGACATAATTGGAAATCTGGAGGGAAATGGCATTAAAGTGTTCAGGACGGATGAGGATGGAGCTATTATTTACAAGTATTATAAAAGTAAAGGAACCTTTCGGAAGACTCTTCCATAG
- the spoIIP gene encoding stage II sporulation protein P, whose protein sequence is MKRRNSPGIITAIHGSTIIKTFLGILALLLFVFSVSGVMTSLRPEYRISSNSVHTVANQFSGKMLFAMLANENHYFFNALPEGKQESVITNQLIKVSTNISFEDPRSLLGRELPGFSIFDNEILVAGEGTNYTNMPYESSPPVDVLNEERDASLQNLDEIEEPEKGVANQPNQTTNGRKVVEIYHSHNRESYLPYLKGVTNPDLAYHSKINITKLGKRMVEDLADKGIGSSLDKTDIMGNLNNKGLNYTKSYQESRKSVQTALATNKDLEYLIDIHRDAKRKKDTTITIKGKEYAKIAFVIGGNNPNYEKNAALANKLHIALEKKYPGISRGLMKQGGTRHNGIYNQDLSGNAMLIEIGGVDNTFEEMYLTVDAFSDAFSEFYWDAKAVDKTTGESEAK, encoded by the coding sequence ATGAAAAGAAGAAATTCGCCAGGAATCATAACAGCCATTCACGGATCAACAATAATAAAAACTTTTCTAGGTATTCTCGCCTTGCTTCTTTTTGTTTTTTCAGTCAGCGGGGTCATGACTTCCCTAAGACCGGAATATCGGATATCCTCGAATTCCGTACATACCGTTGCGAACCAATTTTCAGGAAAAATGCTGTTCGCGATGCTGGCAAATGAAAATCATTATTTTTTTAATGCCCTGCCAGAAGGTAAGCAGGAATCGGTGATCACGAATCAATTGATAAAAGTCTCGACTAACATTTCATTTGAGGACCCGCGAAGTTTACTTGGCCGGGAACTTCCTGGCTTCTCGATTTTTGATAATGAAATCCTCGTGGCTGGGGAGGGGACGAATTATACGAATATGCCGTATGAATCCTCACCGCCAGTAGACGTCCTGAATGAAGAAAGGGATGCATCCCTGCAAAACCTGGATGAGATTGAAGAACCGGAAAAAGGAGTGGCCAATCAGCCGAATCAAACGACCAATGGCCGGAAAGTGGTCGAGATTTATCATAGCCATAACCGGGAATCGTACCTTCCTTATTTAAAAGGGGTGACCAATCCGGATCTGGCCTACCATTCTAAAATCAATATTACGAAACTCGGGAAAAGGATGGTTGAAGATCTGGCTGATAAGGGGATTGGTTCCTCGCTCGATAAAACGGATATCATGGGAAATCTCAATAATAAAGGATTGAATTATACCAAATCCTATCAAGAATCCCGAAAGTCAGTCCAGACGGCATTGGCCACTAACAAAGATTTGGAATATCTGATTGATATCCATCGCGATGCAAAGCGGAAAAAAGATACGACAATTACGATCAAAGGTAAAGAGTATGCCAAAATCGCCTTCGTGATCGGGGGCAATAATCCGAACTATGAAAAAAATGCCGCACTTGCCAATAAGCTTCATATAGCTTTGGAGAAAAAATACCCAGGGATTTCACGCGGGCTTATGAAACAGGGCGGAACTAGACATAATGGTATATATAATCAGGATTTGTCAGGCAATGCCATGCTCATTGAAATTGGCGGTGTTGATAATACATTCGAGGAAATGTACTTAACCGTTGATGCCTTTAGCGATGCTTTCAGCGAATTTTATTGGGATGCCAAAGCAGTGGATAAAACGACTGGGGAATCGGAAGCGAAGTAA